TGGTGCACCCCCACCTCTTCACCCCATCCCAGAAAACACTCATTATTTACAATTAAGCTGGGGGAGGATAAAAGATTCAATGATTCGCTGTTCTTCGTGCCATGTTagcctctgttccacttttgttctgctgagaaaaactgtttttcaggACAAACAGTCTTTTCTGCTTCACTCAATGCTCTTTTTATCTTGTCCTCTTCTTTCCATCTGCTCCATCCATCCGTCACTCCGTCCAGATGTATCAGTCCAGCCCTGGCGGTCAGTCATCATGTAGCAGCGAACCATCACCACTTGGCAGCGCCACCAACAATGACAGTGGAGTAGAAATGGCGGCGCACAGCGGGGGAAGCCTGGGGGACCTCAGCACCCCGGACGACCTGCCCTTGGTAGAGTCCTTAGGCTGTGAAGACTCCACCGGTGGGGTCGCGGCGGTGGGTCTCCACTTCCGAAAGCAGCTCGGCACCAGCCAACGCCTGGAGCATCTTAAGAAGGAGAAGCTGAAGACCGTGAGGGACTCGTGTCGGTGGGCCAGCAACCCAATGCCCCCGGCCCTCGGCACGAAGCTCCCACCCATACCAGCAAGTGGTGAGTAGAGTTCATTGAGTTTCTGATCCCCAGGGGTCAGAAAACTCCACAGCTAGCTCTGAATATAAGAAGCCAACCAACGTTCACTCTTCTTTtcgctctggtttggtctccaccaactcttgagATGAACATCTGACTGTTTAGCTGCTAATGTTCCCcgttagctaaatgctaagtgCAGCACAATGCTAAAAACAGTTAGTCAGCATGCTGACACTGAATTTACTAGGTCCAAAAACTGCTGAACTAGCGAGAAAACAAGTGTCCAACAttttcatctgttcattcaCAGGGTCCCTCCTGGAGAGTCCAAGTATGGGTGGTGGTCCGATGTCCTTCCCTGGTTCTGGCTTTGGTGATCTGAGCTCTGGTAAAATGACTCTGCTGGAAAACCTTTCAGAGCGCCGTGACAGCACCTCCAGTACCCTGAGCTCAGTGTACACCCTCAGCCGCCGCTCCTCAGGCATCTCCCCTTGCTACTCAAGTCGGCGCTCAAGCCAGGCATCGCAGTTCGGTGCAAACCGCCCCAGCAACCTTAGCTCTGCTGACTCCTATGACCCCATCTCTGCTGACATCTCCCGTCGCTCCAGTCAGACCAGCCAGTGTGGGGGAAGCAATGGAGGAGCGGGAGGGTATGGAGGAAGGGGTTTACCGAGCCCCCTCAGCCTGACCCCAGCCCAGCACTACCGCCTGAAGGCGAAATATGCTGCTGCCACTGGAGGTGCACCACCTACGCCTCTTCCCTACATGGACCAAATGTGTCTGAAGTCCCACACAACCCTGTACGGCGACTCCCAAGAATCCTCCACCACCAACAAGATACCATCCAGGCAGTACAGCAGCTACATCGCCCGGAGTCTGATGCCCCATGAGGTCCCGTCTAACATCCCCCGCAGAGCCAGTGACCCTGTGAGACGCGTGGCCACAGATCATCTCAGCCAGCCACAAATGCACCGCTACAACAGCATGGGCACACTGAGTGGAGGGGTGACCATTCAGCCCCACCCACCTTCTGCAGCAGATCGCCAACATTTATCCCAGCAAGGCTGCCTGAGATCAGATGGTAGTCCCCACCGCCACCCTTACAGCCTGAGGCCACCCAGCATCTCAGAGAATGTCACCATGGAGATGATAACGAGTGATATCCCTGAGGaggacctgctgctgcctgacCTCAGCactgacaacagagacacaaccaACAGAGTGCCAACCAATCAACAAATTTTCCAAGGACCCcccagtctccagcagcaggtgtaCTACCAGAGACGGACGGCCATGGTGAACACCAACATGAACTTATCTCATCAGGTTTTGGCCTCCAGCACGAGTCCAGGGCAGCAACAACACCTGTGTCTATCTTCACCGAGCAACAGCAAGGCCAATAAAGATGTTCACTGGAACAAAGTCTCTCTGGGTCCCATGGATGCCAGCCAGAACGTCTCCACAATGCAGGTCCGAGGGAACCTGGCTGTCCTCCAGCAAAACCAGAACTTTGGATGTTTTCACAACAATTTGAGCTCCGACCAGCAGGTGATCGAAAACCTTGTTAACTCAACACAGCAGAGATCCAGACAGATGAATGCTGAACCAGGAGTAAactgcctccagcagcagaggttCCAGCAGTCGTTAAATCTCAATGAAGGAATGAGTTCTCAGTACAGGTTCAACGAAAGCATCCGTCCCTATGATACGAACGGTAACACCACTTATCCTCTGTGTACgaacagcacagcagccatGCTAAGCCCCACGTGCAAACAGGAGCCGGTGGACATGGACACTGTTGACACGTACTTTGCAGATGCTGGATTTCAATCTGTGGAAGTTAAACTTGAAGACTGTGATGGACCGATCATGATTTCAGATCAGCAGAACTGTAACATGACCTCCCAGTATCCTTTGCAAACTGGGAATCAGAGCCATCTCCAACCAAAGCCACCAACTGCACCTAAATCTGTTAACAGGCACCTTTCGGGGCCGAAGGTCATTCAGCAAACAAGGCACCCAAGTAATGCCAACCCGGACGTTGCCTCCAGATTAGCCAGTGGTGGCAGTTTAGGACTTCACTGCAGCGACAGCAGTGGTGACAATGCCTTGTACTACATAGGGCAGATTCAAGTATTTGAACCCAACGGGAACTTGGACCATCCCGTTTCTCCTGTGGTGGTTGTTCCTCCTTTTGAAGACGATGCCGTGTCTAACAGTTCAGGTGACCACCAGGTGTCCAGAACTGTAGACTGTAACGCAGCACTGGAGCAGGCGCAGATAGACTTTGACAGCATGCTGGATGACGGGGATCACTCCAGCCTCATGTCTGGAACCCTGAGTCCAGGTCTGCTCCAGAGCTTGTCCCAGAGTTCCTCTCGCCTGACAACGCCCAGGAACTCGGTCACGTTGCCCGCTGTGCCGGTGGCGACGGGGAACATGGCCATTGGGGACATGAGCTCGCTGCTGACCGCTCTGGCAGAAGAGAGCAAGTTCCTGGACTTGATGTCGTAGCTGCAACGTGTTTGCAGAACGTTTAAACTCCTGACgcacaaaaaatattcagtgatgTGATTGTGTGCCAAAAAGGCGACTCTTGTTTTCTTGTACAGTCTCATTTGTTAATTATTTAAAATGGCCATTTTCTATACTTATTAAAAGccatatttttgtttgtttgtttgccttaGGTCGTAAATATGATGTAAACAGCAGGTGTTGTACAGGTCTGGAGTGACATCAGTCTTCTAAGTGCCTGGCTCAGCCAACACATATGCATGTTGTGCATATGATTACATCTGAAGTGTGTAAATTCAACCAGGTCGTTACCTGATACGACATGTTTGGAACGTACCATCACCACCAACTGGTTTTACACTGTAAACGACTTGAGCTGAACTTTCAGGGAGGAGACGCTTGATGTTTGATGCTGCTGAGGTTAACTGTGACGTCGGGCATCAGAGGCTTGATCTGAGGCTGAATCATGAACCCACGGAGACGTCGGTTGTGCTCCGGCAGCGAGAAGAGAAACAGACGCTTCTCTTTTGGACATTATTGGACCGGTTTGTTCTGCTGGTTGAATGTAAATctcatttgtacatttttaaagaaatacaaaatcgacattgatttttttaaacaatcactgtttgtgttgttcttcATTCTGATGTTTGAGGTCctgaaaatatgtttctgacttcctttaaaaagcaaacttTTCTCATTTGAGCTCATGTCATCACAACATTGTTAATATCCTCATGAACTGCAGCAAATCACCATCATGGCTGTTTCCTGATCTGGTTCAGGTTTGGCTTCTCGGTCAGGATCAGGTAAAGGTTAGAGAACAACCACCAGAGCAGGAAATAGAGATGAAGCTTTGTTCATCCTCGTATTCGCTCCGCTCGATCAGGTGTTGGTGTTGGTAAACATATCGTACGTCGAGAGCTGCAACTTTACAAACTGATCAAGCAGAAATGAAACATCTGAcggtttgctgcttttccttctcaCATACGACCATAAACTAAACAAACCTCGAGCTCTAGTTTCGACCAATCCGTCGATCGGATCAATCAGAGCTGAAAATAATCGGCAGCTGACGTGCCGTCATCTCCTGCTTCTTGTTGTAACTGAGCACTTTTCGTCGGTCCGTCCCTCCATTGAGGGAGTCGAGTGTTGATCGCttcaataattcaacaacagaACTTTTGCCTTTGAAGCCACGTTCCTGCGCTCTTTGCCGACGACGCACTTTCCTCAAACCTTTCCTGCTGAATGTCAGACCGCCACACATTAAGACTTTGCACGACCTCTTTCGAGGCGGCTTTGAAATAACTTCCCCTGACCTCGTCTTACCTCGCCGGCAAGAGCGGGCTTGACATAATGTAAATCCTCACTCGGAGGCTGATGAAAAAGGACGCTAACAGGAGGGGAAAAGGCTAGACGTGTGCAGAGCGGCCGCTGCTGCCGCCGTTAGCTCGTGTGTACTTCAATATTAGCTCTGACAGAGCGGCCCAGAGGACGCAGCTGCTGAAACCACATAAAACAAAGCAGCCGAGAGGAGCGGGAGGTTCCGGGGACGCGGCGCTCGGCGTCAGCGAGAGGAACAAATGATTTTAGTCTGTCAGGGAATTCAGCCGAGGATACGTTTGATCTGGAGTTTGTGATTGCTTTTGCCAACGGGATTCCTTATTCTCTCAGAGATGTGAAGTGGGAGAGAAAATAGCCCCGGGCTGTGAAATCCAACCAGGCTCCGAACAAGAGGTGGAGATAAGACGTGCAAAGATCGCGCATTAGCAGCACCTTCATTTATTGATGGAGATAACGCAGGGAGAAAGATGAAAGACGGGTTTCAGCGCTGTGCCACTGAGTTCATGGATTATGAATTCAAGGTAGAAATCATGGAAGTGTAATGGAAGTAAACCCAAACAGGGTGATGTTGGAGCAGAGAGTCCGTGAGGCCTTGAGTAAAGGTCAGAGGTGAAGACGGCGAGCATGCTGACGAATCACACAGATCAAACTTCTGCTTATGAATTTAGGACATTTATCAAACTCTGCTGGTTCCATTCGTCTGCAAAACCATGGAGTGCTTTGACCTGTGGTGGGCGGGGCAGGAAGTGAACACATccaacagagacaaagagctAATGAACGACACAAAATGCCGTCAAACgccaaaaaaatcatttcctgATTTCTACCTGTTTCGGTTAACTTgatgtgaaaacacatcagagaaaCATGTCGTCTGTTGTCGGACGCATTCAGAGCTCGGGCTGACACTCAGCGAGGacgcagaaaaaacaaaaagcttgaCCTTTACACcattttcccacaatgcaatgcacacagGAACGACCTTCATATTAAAAAGAGCAACGTCACAGCAGAATAAACATGTTTGCAGCAAAAAACGTTCACAGCGCCTCTGCAgaactcactcatttaaactATGTTAAGACTTTAAGTTCTGTATAATTATGGTCACAGCGAGCCGTGAGCCTCAGCCACTGccccagctccacccacgcCCCGCCCAcgctccacccacactccacccACGCTCCGCCACTTTAACATTCGTCATGTATTTCAGTAACAAACACCTTTATTTTAGCCCAAATCATCTTTCTGTGAAGGGAATCCACCACCTGGAGTGTTTGTCAgcgagctttattttgaaagtctaacagGGTGTGTCATTAATTTACCTtgaccacagaagaagaacatgaCGTGACACTGACACAGTGGACCAGCGGGTCTATCACATGCTTTGACAGGTGATTTCCTGTTCGCATAAAATGGCGTACTGATTGATAAGTGATTGATAGCTGATTGATAGCTGATTGATAAGTGATTGATAGCTGATTGATAGCTGATTGATAAGTGATTGATAGCTGATTGATAAGTGATTGATAGCGGATTGATAAGTGATTGATAGCTGATTGATAAGTGATTGATAGCGGATTGATAAGTGATTGATAGCTGATTGATAAGTGATTGATAGCGGATTGATAAGTGATTGATAGCGGATTGATAAGTGATTGATAGCTGATTGATAGCTGATTGTTAAGTGATTGATAGCTGATTGATAGCTGATTGATAAGTGATTGATAGCTGATTGATACGTGATTGATAGCTGATTGATAAGTGATTGATAGCTGATTGATAAGTGATTGATAGCGGATTGATAAGTGATTGATAGCTGATTGATAGCTGATTGATAAGTGATTGATAGCTGATTGATAGCTGATTGATAGCGGATTGATAAGTGATTGATAACTCACGACCTTTTGTTCCACACACCTGTTGTTCGTGGACTCGTGATATTTCGCCGTGTGCTCAGCATGAAAGTTCATCCTGgaagcagtttgacaaaaacacatcactgctCCACTCTGGACCGTCTCACCTGCTTCCTCCAGGGCCTTCATCCGCGCTCGGGTCTTCCCCGGCAGATGGCGCTCGCTCCGTCATCATGGAGGTACTCAGGTTGGCGTCAAACtccatctgcagaggaagaccGAGACATGCGGTTGAGGTTTTTTTAAGGTACAGCCTGAACTCGACCAGGTCCTAAAGTTAATTCACTCTTCTTCTACTCATTTAACTCGAGCCGCCGGCGGCTCGGCGTTCTGTGCGGTCAGCCGCCGAGTCGCCGCCTCTCAAACTGCCACTGTGACGATGTGGAAAGCGACAGCCCGGCCTTGACGGCTCAATTACGGCCGTGACAGCAGAGGCGCCGTGATGTGAAGGAGACTCTCAGCTCtgacctccacctccctcttccTCGCGATGGCACCACGTCCCATCAGCACATGATGGCGTTATTATCACACGTGTGACAGCGCGGCCCGGCCGGATCCCTCCTGCAGCTCGCCGTGTCAGCGCGGATGATGGATAGTGCTCTGCAGCCGCTGATGCCTCATTCATTTCTATTAGACTAATATGTAAATCCCCTCCAGAGTTCAGCCGCTGCCTCCTGAAGCTGCGACGTTCATTTATGAATCAATTTCAGCAGCTTCTGGTCAAACTGGCAGCTGaggagtctgtctgtctccatttgtTTCTGCCTGCAGATGATCCCGAATCACAGAGTCAAGCATCGCTGCACACAAGAAGACGACTGTAGAGACACTCAGCTGAACTCAAAGGGCATTTAAACCATCAGCAGAGTGACTGATGACTGCTGGAAAGATGAACCGAGAAGCTTTCAGGgagttttcttttctgtctgtccagttTGAGCGAAGCCTGTTTTACGATGATTAAATCGCTGTTTTtatgaatggagtctggtggctgtGGACAGCAGCTGGTCCTGGTTCAAATAAAAGGATCTGACTCTTTAACTAAGATGGATTGTTTAAACAATGTGGTCACAATCAGAACACCTTCAGCTGATGTTACCGCCTGTTTCAGGAGGGTTCAAAGGTCGTTCAGAAAGATGAGGTTCATCTGCGGCGACGacagctgacacacaaaaacactctgacatTCAAACTAAACTTCAGGAATCAGCTTCAACTGTTTAAGAGTAAAAGTGAAGCGCGTCAGGGTTCAGGCGATCCGAGCGTCTCGGCTCCTGAACACTTCTTACATGTGTGGCCCCTGAGGGACGAATGCATTATTAAGGCTCCTCTCATTTCAATAGGGCCACCTCCCTGCGAGAGCGAGCGCCGGGGCCGCCGTGTCAACGCTGCTTAATATTAACGAAGGCCCGCTGAATAATCACCATCCTCGCAAACGGAGGTCAACGCTGCGATGAAGCCTGAAAGGACGAAAACGGCGGACTGGTCCTTTAACGAGGCGTTCGTTAGTCTTCATCAGAGACCTTCAGTTTAGTGTTTTCCTGATTGAAACCACCTGAAAGGCCTGCAGGCTTTAAAGCGACCTCTTCTGTTACATCTTTAATATCGCCGTACCGTCCGCTCAAGTCCCAGCATGCATCACTTCTACGACCTCTGACAGCACTGCACACCCGTCCTGAACCCGAACTCACCCACGATCAGCAGTAACCAATCAGGAAACACTTCAAACTTTAtgccaaaaaaaaccaaacttcCTGCTTTCTCTGCAAATAAAGACGTCAAACCTTGGAGCCGGCCAATCACCAGCCGGGCCTTCAGTGTCATGAACTAATACAGCATCCATATTCATGATATGTTCCTATGCAAAATAACATCTGTTTCCAACAACATGCCATCTGTCTGAGGGCCTCTGCGATATTAACGGTGGAAAACAACGACGCGCAGAGCTTAAAAAACAACCGCGGTGGTCATTATC
The sequence above is a segment of the Chaetodon auriga isolate fChaAug3 chromosome 23, fChaAug3.hap1, whole genome shotgun sequence genome. Coding sequences within it:
- the LOC143315809 gene encoding zinc finger protein GLI2-like isoform X2; translation: MEHYLRSVHGSPTLSMISAARGLSPADLAHEHLKERGLFGLPPPPGASPAEYYHLMASHRSPYSELFMQGAGSAAGAHLSDYITPIDVSRFSSPRLTPRLSRKRALSISPLSDASIDLQTMIRTSPNSLVAYINNSRSSSAASSSYGHLSVGGLSPSFPFPHPINPVAYQQLLSQQRGLSAFGHTPPLVQPPPAFSARQPGLGLSSLPASAHNSDLSSKNLSGDSAVSSTVDPMITKRSKVKTEAEGLRPLSPGSPNLHGSLLDLKDDADRDECKQEPEAVYETNCHWEACSKEYDTQDQLVHHINNDHIHGEKKEFVCRWDDCSREQKPFKAQYMLVVHMRRHTGEKPHKCTFEGCAKAYSRLENLKTHLRSHTGEKPYVCEHEGCNKAFSNASDRAKHQNRTHSNEKPYVCKIPGCTKRYTDPSSLRKHVKTVHGPEAHVTKKQRGELPPRPPAPRENGENETGNREKIQREDKISDSSSPRGREDYLHVKSIKAENSVMYQSSPGGQSSCSSEPSPLGSATNNDSGVEMAAHSGGSLGDLSTPDDLPLVESLGCEDSTGGVAAVGLHFRKQLGTSQRLEHLKKEKLKTVRDSCRWASNPMPPALGTKLPPIPASGSLLESPSMGGGPMSFPGSGFGDLSSGKMTLLENLSERRDSTSSTLSSVYTLSRRSSGISPCYSSRRSSQASQFGANRPSNLSSADSYDPISADISRRSSQTSQCGGSNGGAGGYGGRGLPSPLSLTPAQHYRLKAKYAAATGGAPPTPLPYMDQMCLKSHTTLYGDSQESSTTNKIPSRQYSSYIARSLMPHEVPSNIPRRASDPVRRVATDHLSQPQMHRYNSMGTLSGGVTIQPHPPSAADRQHLSQQGCLRSDGSPHRHPYSLRPPSISENVTMEMITSDIPEEDLLLPDLSTDNRDTTNRVPTNQQIFQGPPSLQQQVYYQRRTAMVNTNMNLSHQVLASSTSPGQQQHLCLSSPSNSKANKDVHWNKVSLGPMDASQNVSTMQVRGNLAVLQQNQNFGCFHNNLSSDQQVIENLVNSTQQRSRQMNAEPGVNCLQQQRFQQSLNLNEGMSSQYRFNESIRPYDTNGNTTYPLCTNSTAAMLSPTCKQEPVDMDTVDTYFADAGFQSVEVKLEDCDGPIMISDQQNCNMTSQYPLQTGNQSHLQPKPPTAPKSVNRHLSGPKVIQQTRHPSNANPDVASRLASGGSLGLHCSDSSGDNALYYIGQIQVFEPNGNLDHPVSPVVVVPPFEDDAVSNSSGDHQVSRTVDCNAALEQAQIDFDSMLDDGDHSSLMSGTLSPGLLQSLSQSSSRLTTPRNSVTLPAVPVATGNMAIGDMSSLLTALAEESKFLDLMS
- the LOC143315809 gene encoding zinc finger protein GLI2-like isoform X1 gives rise to the protein MIPHDCVSFLSSSPAGLAGSPVISDISLIRLSPAAVATGDSPFSPPHPYVSPHMEHYLRSVHGSPTLSMISAARGLSPADLAHEHLKERGLFGLPPPPGASPAEYYHLMASHRSPYSELFMQGAGSAAGAHLSDYITPIDVSRFSSPRLTPRLSRKRALSISPLSDASIDLQTMIRTSPNSLVAYINNSRSSSAASSSYGHLSVGGLSPSFPFPHPINPVAYQQLLSQQRGLSAFGHTPPLVQPPPAFSARQPGLGLSSLPASAHNSDLSSKNLSGDSAVSSTVDPMITKRSKVKTEAEGLRPLSPGSPNLHGSLLDLKDDADRDECKQEPEAVYETNCHWEACSKEYDTQDQLVHHINNDHIHGEKKEFVCRWDDCSREQKPFKAQYMLVVHMRRHTGEKPHKCTFEGCAKAYSRLENLKTHLRSHTGEKPYVCEHEGCNKAFSNASDRAKHQNRTHSNEKPYVCKIPGCTKRYTDPSSLRKHVKTVHGPEAHVTKKQRGELPPRPPAPRENGENETGNREKIQREDKISDSSSPRGREDYLHVKSIKAENSVMYQSSPGGQSSCSSEPSPLGSATNNDSGVEMAAHSGGSLGDLSTPDDLPLVESLGCEDSTGGVAAVGLHFRKQLGTSQRLEHLKKEKLKTVRDSCRWASNPMPPALGTKLPPIPASGSLLESPSMGGGPMSFPGSGFGDLSSGKMTLLENLSERRDSTSSTLSSVYTLSRRSSGISPCYSSRRSSQASQFGANRPSNLSSADSYDPISADISRRSSQTSQCGGSNGGAGGYGGRGLPSPLSLTPAQHYRLKAKYAAATGGAPPTPLPYMDQMCLKSHTTLYGDSQESSTTNKIPSRQYSSYIARSLMPHEVPSNIPRRASDPVRRVATDHLSQPQMHRYNSMGTLSGGVTIQPHPPSAADRQHLSQQGCLRSDGSPHRHPYSLRPPSISENVTMEMITSDIPEEDLLLPDLSTDNRDTTNRVPTNQQIFQGPPSLQQQVYYQRRTAMVNTNMNLSHQVLASSTSPGQQQHLCLSSPSNSKANKDVHWNKVSLGPMDASQNVSTMQVRGNLAVLQQNQNFGCFHNNLSSDQQVIENLVNSTQQRSRQMNAEPGVNCLQQQRFQQSLNLNEGMSSQYRFNESIRPYDTNGNTTYPLCTNSTAAMLSPTCKQEPVDMDTVDTYFADAGFQSVEVKLEDCDGPIMISDQQNCNMTSQYPLQTGNQSHLQPKPPTAPKSVNRHLSGPKVIQQTRHPSNANPDVASRLASGGSLGLHCSDSSGDNALYYIGQIQVFEPNGNLDHPVSPVVVVPPFEDDAVSNSSGDHQVSRTVDCNAALEQAQIDFDSMLDDGDHSSLMSGTLSPGLLQSLSQSSSRLTTPRNSVTLPAVPVATGNMAIGDMSSLLTALAEESKFLDLMS